The Benincasa hispida cultivar B227 chromosome 11, ASM972705v1, whole genome shotgun sequence genome has a segment encoding these proteins:
- the LOC120091318 gene encoding uncharacterized protein LOC120091318 isoform X1, translating into METEVRNQNQRGCKPLEPEVFLQWGKRKRLRCPRNKDPEISERLCGSLRKKIGSRSDRCVISSSEKERIPLQPNRLTRNSEGVTTLRNGGAGTSPSPEKEDRYYATRGSTAAVVDENGHEERGGSFVLPKLLIALSSKEKEEDFMAMKGCKLPQRPKKRAKMIQRSLLLLEFCVQLVSPGAWLTEMSQERYEVREKKTTKKRPTGLKAMGSTETDSE; encoded by the exons ATGGAGACGGAGGTGAGGAATCAGAATCAGAGAGGGTGTAAACCTCTGGAACCGGAGGTTTTCTTACAGTGGGGAAAGCGGAAGCGACTGCGATGCCCTAGAAACAAAGACCCAGAGATCTCCGAGCGATTGTGCGGCAGTCTACGGAAGAAAATCGGATCTCGAAGCGATCGCTGTGTGATTTCTTCTTCGGAGAAAGAAAGGATCCCACTCCAACCAAATCGTCTAACTAG GAATTCTGAGGGCGTTACTACGCTGCGTAACGGTGGTGCAGGCACATCGCCATCGCCAGAAAAGGAAGACCGTTACTACGCCACCAGAGGATCCACGGCGGCGGTAGTTGACGAGAACGGCCACGAGGAAAGAGGAGGCAGCTTTGTTTTACCAAAGCTGTTGATTGCTCTGTCAAgcaaagaaaaggaagaagactTCATGGCCATGAAAGGCTGCAAGCTCCCACAAAGGCCCAAAAAGAGAGCCAAGATGATTCAGAGAAGCTTACTT TTATTGGAATTTTGTGTTCAGCTGGTGAGCCCTGGTGCATGGCTGACTGAAATGAGCCAAGAAAGATATGAAGTTAGGGAAAAGAAGACAACAAAGAAG AGGCCAACAGGGCTGAAAGCCATGGGAAGTACGGAAACTGATTCAGAATGA
- the LOC120091318 gene encoding uncharacterized protein LOC120091318 isoform X2: protein METEVRNQNQRGCKPLEPEVFLQWGKRKRLRCPRNKDPEISERLCGSLRKKIGSRSDRCVISSSEKERIPLQPNRLTRNSEGVTTLRNGGAGTSPSPEKEDRYYATRGSTAAVVDENGHEERGGSFVLPKLLIALSSKEKEEDFMAMKGCKLPQRPKKRAKMIQRSLLLVSPGAWLTEMSQERYEVREKKTTKKRPTGLKAMGSTETDSE, encoded by the exons ATGGAGACGGAGGTGAGGAATCAGAATCAGAGAGGGTGTAAACCTCTGGAACCGGAGGTTTTCTTACAGTGGGGAAAGCGGAAGCGACTGCGATGCCCTAGAAACAAAGACCCAGAGATCTCCGAGCGATTGTGCGGCAGTCTACGGAAGAAAATCGGATCTCGAAGCGATCGCTGTGTGATTTCTTCTTCGGAGAAAGAAAGGATCCCACTCCAACCAAATCGTCTAACTAG GAATTCTGAGGGCGTTACTACGCTGCGTAACGGTGGTGCAGGCACATCGCCATCGCCAGAAAAGGAAGACCGTTACTACGCCACCAGAGGATCCACGGCGGCGGTAGTTGACGAGAACGGCCACGAGGAAAGAGGAGGCAGCTTTGTTTTACCAAAGCTGTTGATTGCTCTGTCAAgcaaagaaaaggaagaagactTCATGGCCATGAAAGGCTGCAAGCTCCCACAAAGGCCCAAAAAGAGAGCCAAGATGATTCAGAGAAGCTTACTT CTGGTGAGCCCTGGTGCATGGCTGACTGAAATGAGCCAAGAAAGATATGAAGTTAGGGAAAAGAAGACAACAAAGAAG AGGCCAACAGGGCTGAAAGCCATGGGAAGTACGGAAACTGATTCAGAATGA